CAGCTGTGCGCCATCGTCGCTTACCGTCGTCGCGGGTGGCGCCGCTGCGGTGGCGGGCGCCGCCGCGGCGGGAGCGGCCTGCGACGTCGGCATCTCGTCAGCGAACGTGATCGTCTGCGCCAGCAGGTGCTCGCGATAGCGCAGCGGCAGATCCTGCACGCGCACCAGGCCGCCGGGATTGAGCACGGCGAGGCGCTCGACCAGGTTGCTCAGCTCGCGCACATTGCCCGGCCAGCCATAGCCGGCCAGCGCGTCGAGGGTCTCGGCCGCGAACCGCACCTCCCCGCGCCCGTTGCGTGCGAGCTGGGCGGCGATCGTACGGACCAGGTCGGGCAGGTCGTCGCGGCGTTCGCGCAGCGACGGCATGTCGATGGGGAACACGTTGAGCCGGTAGAACAGGTCCTCGCGGAACTGGCCGTCGCTGATGCGTGTTTCGAGGTTGCGATGGGTCGCGGCGATCACGCGCACGTCGCACTTGATGCTCTGGTTGCCCCCGACGCGCTCGAAACAGCGCTCCTGCAGCACCCGCAGCAGCTTGACCTGCATCGGCAGGCTCATGTCGCCGATCTCGTCGAGCAGCAGGGTGCCGCCCTCGGCCATCTCGAAGCGCCCCTTGCGCGCCGACAGCGCGCCGGTGAACGCCCCCTTCTCATGGCCGAACAATTCGCTTTCCAGAAGCTCGGCCGGAATCGCCCCGCAGTTGATCGCGACGAAGGGACCGTCGCGGCGGGCGGATCTCTGGTGGATTGCCCGTGCGGCCACTTCCTTGCCCGAACCGGATTCGCCGAGCACCAACACCGTGGTGTCGAACGGCGCCACCTGGTCGATCATCCGGCGCAGCGCCTGCACCGCGGCGCTGTTGCCGGTGGGGCCGACGCCGGGATCGGCATTGGCCTGCGCCTCGGCGTCGAGG
The genomic region above belongs to Luteimonas chenhongjianii and contains:
- a CDS encoding sigma-54 dependent transcriptional regulator; this translates as MSDPRILVIDSDDARAERLCTLLEFMDLRPRWVSEPGEVSAARNRPGDWMAVLVGTLDDAPAARTFFAWLGKDALPPPVLLLDGEPAPFAAAHGLHEAGVWALDAPLRHAQLENLLRMASLKRLDAEAQANADPGVGPTGNSAAVQALRRMIDQVAPFDTTVLVLGESGSGKEVAARAIHQRSARRDGPFVAINCGAIPAELLESELFGHEKGAFTGALSARKGRFEMAEGGTLLLDEIGDMSLPMQVKLLRVLQERCFERVGGNQSIKCDVRVIAATHRNLETRISDGQFREDLFYRLNVFPIDMPSLRERRDDLPDLVRTIAAQLARNGRGEVRFAAETLDALAGYGWPGNVRELSNLVERLAVLNPGGLVRVQDLPLRYREHLLAQTITFADEMPTSQAAPAAAAPATAAAPPATTVSDDGAQLPEDGMDLRDHMARIELGLIREALERSDGVVAHAAQLLGLRRTTLAEKLRKYGIERDLTN